A window of Diabrotica virgifera virgifera chromosome 9, PGI_DIABVI_V3a contains these coding sequences:
- the LOC114334257 gene encoding uncharacterized protein LOC114334257 isoform X2: MYYAKNGDPVLFNFKGSIRECPCWFRLLCCGGDEDDLELELLLDEPRVKNQNYLEHTVTQYSQEEFFEHFRLSRGTVDGLVERFEASQYYNSQEGQHATISALHQVLIYLWYIGHQTCSFRDVGDRFNITISSVHRIIHHMTLMGFQM; the protein is encoded by the exons atgtactacgcgaaaaatggcgaccctgtacttttcaacttcaaaggcagcatcagggagtgtccttgctggtttcgtttattatgctgtggcGGTGACGAAGATGACCTAGAACTAGAATTATTACTAGATGAACCAAGAGTCAAGAACCAAAACTATTTAG AACACACTGTGACGCAGTACTCCCAAGAAGAGTTTTTCGAACATTTCAGACTTTCAAGGGGCACAGTAGATGGTTTGGTTGAAAGATTTGAGGCTAGTCAATATTATAATTCACAGGAGGGACAGCATGCAACCATATCTGCTTTACATCAA GTACTTATTTATCTGTGGTACATTGGACATCAGACTTGCAGTTTTAGAGATGTTGGAGATCGTTTTAATATAACAATCAGCTCTGTCCATAGAATTATTCATCACATGACCCTAATGGGTTTCCAGATGTAA